A window from Drosophila miranda strain MSH22 chromosome Y unlocalized genomic scaffold, D.miranda_PacBio2.1 Contig_Y2_pilon, whole genome shotgun sequence encodes these proteins:
- the LOC117193375 gene encoding eukaryotic translation initiation factor eIF1-like — MSIQNLNTRDPLADASKGNDDDVQDGLIHIRIQQRTGRKTLTTVQGLSQEYDLKKIVRSCKKEFACNGTILEHQEYGEVIQLQGDQRENICQWLTKIGLAKVNQLKFHGF; from the coding sequence ATGTCGATCCAAAACCTAAACACTCGCGATCCCCTTGCGGATGCCTCAAAGGGCAACGACGACGATGTCCAGGATGGACTCATCCACATCCGCATCCAGCAGCGCACTGGTCGCAAAACTTTGACCACTGTCCAGGGTCTGTCGCAGGAGTACGACCTCAAGAAAATCGTGCGGAGCTGCAAGAAGGAGTTTGCCTGCAACGGCACTATCCTCGAGCACCAGGAGTACGGGGAGGTGATACAGCTCCAAGGCGATCAACGGGAGAACATTTGCCAGTGGCTGACTAAGATCGGATTGGCCAAGGTCAATCAACTGAAGTTCCATGGATTTTAA